A part of Paraburkholderia azotifigens genomic DNA contains:
- a CDS encoding 3-hydroxyacyl-CoA dehydrogenase NAD-binding domain-containing protein: MNEGAVNVAIVGTGVIGAGWATHFLAQGFAVTATDPGDGAESRLRKWIDDNWPAAGRLGLAKGASRQNLTFTTDVGTAVRHADFIQESGPERLDVKHTLIATIESAAKADAIIASSSSGLSVSDIQTGARHPERIVLGHPFNPSHIIPLVEVGGGRLTSPENVAKAIAFYTATGKKPIRIDKEVKGHIANRLQVALWQEAISLVQRGVASVEAIDAAIAYGPGLRWALLGPFLNLHASGGPGGVTHVLQHLGPAQREWAKDLGTYPESDEYIESIAKGVEAELTPYDFTEMLRQRDELLIQLLEAKRNLSQIP, encoded by the coding sequence ATGAACGAGGGCGCCGTCAACGTAGCGATTGTCGGGACGGGCGTGATCGGTGCGGGCTGGGCAACGCATTTCCTTGCACAGGGTTTCGCCGTCACTGCGACGGATCCCGGCGACGGAGCCGAGTCGCGGCTGCGCAAGTGGATCGACGACAACTGGCCCGCCGCCGGGCGCCTGGGCCTCGCCAAAGGCGCTTCGCGGCAGAACCTGACGTTCACGACCGACGTCGGCACTGCCGTGCGGCATGCCGACTTCATTCAGGAGAGCGGCCCGGAACGGCTGGACGTCAAGCACACGTTGATAGCGACCATCGAATCGGCCGCGAAAGCCGATGCGATCATCGCATCGTCCTCCTCGGGGCTGTCGGTCAGCGACATCCAAACGGGCGCCCGGCATCCGGAACGGATCGTCCTCGGACATCCGTTCAATCCGTCGCACATCATTCCGCTCGTGGAGGTGGGCGGCGGCCGACTGACCTCGCCCGAAAACGTCGCGAAGGCCATCGCGTTCTATACAGCGACAGGCAAGAAGCCCATCAGGATCGACAAGGAGGTCAAGGGGCATATTGCGAACCGGCTGCAGGTGGCGCTGTGGCAGGAAGCCATCAGCCTGGTGCAGCGCGGTGTCGCGTCGGTGGAAGCAATCGACGCGGCCATCGCCTACGGCCCCGGTCTGCGCTGGGCGTTGTTGGGGCCGTTCCTCAACCTTCATGCTTCGGGCGGCCCCGGCGGCGTGACGCATGTGCTGCAGCATCTTGGTCCCGCCCAGCGTGAATGGGCCAAAGACCTGGGCACCTATCCCGAGAGCGACGAGTACATCGAGTCGATTGCGAAAGGCGTCGAAGCGGAGCTCACACCGTACGATTTCACGGAAATGTTGCGCCAGCGCGATGAATTGCTGATTCAGTTGCTGGAGGCAAAGCGAAATCTGTCGCAGATTCCATAG
- a CDS encoding helix-turn-helix transcriptional regulator, with protein MLKGQFVGHRYPPHTHDTHCLAVITGGTLAVEVGQERRLCRRGDVIVIDADVVHSGVAAGDGHWKMRVEHVQPASLAAYCERLGVPRRERFDVASPFITDPELSRHLYGVNWCSEVDDDPFKRSEVLACAVVGLHARHARAACLPGARREPALVRAIKSRLRDDLHARVTLSTLAGEFGVTPFVLLRAFEREAGMSPHAFQQQERVRHALPMLRTGRPIAEVGARTGFADQSHFTRVFKKQTGVTPKVYQAAFS; from the coding sequence ATGCTGAAAGGCCAGTTCGTCGGCCACCGGTATCCGCCGCACACGCACGACACGCATTGCCTCGCGGTGATCACGGGCGGCACGCTCGCGGTCGAGGTCGGGCAGGAGCGGCGCCTGTGCCGTCGAGGCGACGTGATCGTCATCGATGCGGACGTCGTGCATTCGGGTGTCGCCGCCGGCGATGGCCACTGGAAGATGCGCGTCGAACATGTGCAGCCCGCGTCACTCGCCGCTTATTGCGAGCGGCTTGGCGTGCCCCGACGTGAACGGTTCGATGTGGCGAGCCCTTTCATTACCGACCCGGAACTGTCGCGCCATCTCTACGGTGTGAACTGGTGCTCCGAAGTAGACGACGACCCATTCAAGCGCAGCGAAGTCCTCGCCTGTGCTGTCGTCGGTCTGCATGCGCGGCATGCACGCGCCGCCTGTCTGCCCGGCGCGCGCAGAGAGCCGGCTCTGGTCCGCGCGATCAAAAGTCGTCTGCGCGACGACCTCCATGCGCGCGTGACCTTGTCGACGCTTGCAGGCGAGTTCGGCGTGACGCCTTTTGTGCTGCTGCGTGCGTTCGAACGCGAAGCAGGGATGAGCCCTCATGCGTTTCAGCAACAGGAACGCGTGCGGCACGCGCTGCCCATGCTGCGAACGGGCAGGCCTATCGCCGAAGTCGGTGCGCGGACGGGCTTTGCCGATCAGTCGCACTTCACGCGTGTATTCAAGAAGCAAACGGGCGTGACGCCGAAGGTCTATCAGGCCGCGTTTTCGTAA
- a CDS encoding DUF2000 domain-containing protein gives MQTEAGASINAEAPQKPERCVIVVDAALSPGKASNAAAVIAFTLGQRHSHLVGAPLRERDGTAHPGLIPIGISVLKATVEQLSELRQKSLAHCDVVDFPVEGQATTDYAAFLDAVQALSGDSLRYLAIGLVGPRNRINKLVGGFSLFA, from the coding sequence TTGCAGACAGAAGCAGGTGCTTCGATCAATGCGGAGGCTCCGCAAAAGCCCGAGCGCTGTGTCATCGTCGTGGACGCAGCGTTGTCGCCCGGCAAGGCGTCGAACGCCGCGGCCGTCATCGCGTTTACGCTCGGGCAGCGGCACAGTCATCTGGTGGGTGCGCCATTGCGCGAGCGTGACGGTACGGCACATCCGGGTCTCATCCCCATCGGCATTTCGGTGCTCAAGGCCACGGTCGAGCAGTTGAGCGAGCTGCGTCAGAAATCGCTGGCGCACTGCGATGTGGTCGACTTCCCTGTGGAAGGCCAGGCCACCACCGATTACGCTGCGTTTCTCGACGCCGTTCAAGCGCTTTCGGGCGACTCACTCCGGTACCTGGCAATCGGCCTGGTCGGACCGAGGAACAGGATCAATAAACTGGTTGGCGGCTTTTCGCTGTTCGCATGA
- a CDS encoding sensor histidine kinase, protein MQLADFILRDMEPIAAQWEAFAASLSPAEHMGSADLREHIEQILKDVATDLRTSQSREARREKSMGRGAGVIDPTDETAAQQHGVLRARAGFTVNQLVAEYRALRASVLRLWMDDCAPGGPDPDGLIRFNEAIDHALAESVTSFNAQIEQNRNLLLGMLGHDMRSPLQAIQSTASCLALLNAGEQVSKAADRLIRSGARMQALLDDLTEFNRTKLGLGINVAVANIDLAAVLADEVDELRAIHPDRQIELHVSGDSRGNWDGSRLQQLLGNLVLNAIKYGARDTPVCVTMTCDATHVRIDVSNRGAAIGTATMASIFDPLMRGPASQNDDGRAGNLGLGLYIASEIVKAHHGAIETRSNDAETTFSVTLPRTPEQ, encoded by the coding sequence ATGCAACTTGCAGACTTTATCTTGCGAGACATGGAGCCGATTGCGGCGCAATGGGAGGCATTCGCGGCCAGCCTGTCGCCTGCGGAACACATGGGCTCGGCGGATTTGCGCGAACACATCGAGCAGATCCTGAAAGACGTGGCGACGGATTTGCGTACCTCGCAAAGCCGTGAAGCCCGGCGCGAAAAATCAATGGGACGGGGCGCCGGGGTGATCGACCCGACGGACGAAACAGCCGCTCAACAGCATGGCGTGCTTAGGGCACGGGCGGGCTTCACCGTCAACCAGCTTGTCGCCGAATATCGCGCTTTGCGCGCCAGTGTGCTTCGCCTCTGGATGGACGACTGCGCGCCCGGCGGCCCCGATCCCGACGGCCTGATCCGCTTCAACGAAGCGATCGATCACGCACTTGCCGAATCGGTCACTTCGTTCAACGCGCAGATCGAGCAGAACCGCAATCTTTTGCTTGGGATGCTTGGGCACGACATGCGCAGCCCGCTCCAGGCCATTCAGTCCACCGCCTCGTGCCTGGCACTGCTCAATGCCGGGGAGCAGGTATCGAAGGCCGCCGACCGCCTGATACGGAGCGGCGCGAGGATGCAGGCACTGCTCGACGATCTCACCGAATTCAACCGGACCAAACTGGGTCTAGGCATCAACGTAGCGGTGGCGAACATCGATCTGGCAGCGGTGCTCGCTGACGAAGTGGATGAGTTGCGCGCGATTCATCCCGACAGGCAGATCGAATTGCACGTCAGCGGCGACTCGCGCGGCAACTGGGATGGTTCGCGTCTGCAGCAACTGCTTGGCAACCTCGTTCTCAATGCCATCAAATATGGCGCTCGCGACACGCCCGTGTGCGTGACGATGACTTGCGACGCTACGCATGTGCGCATCGATGTAAGCAATCGCGGCGCTGCGATCGGAACGGCAACGATGGCCAGTATCTTCGACCCGCTGATGCGAGGTCCGGCCAGTCAGAACGACGACGGGCGTGCGGGTAACCTGGGATTGGGTCTTTATATAGCGAGTGAAATCGTCAAAGCCCATCACGGCGCTATCGAGACGCGATCCAACGATGCGGAGACGACGTTTTCCGTGACGCTGCCGCGGACACCCGAACAGTAA
- a CDS encoding SDR family NAD(P)-dependent oxidoreductase: protein MLLTRALAVVTGGSSGIGFATAQRFLSEGARVVISGRNADKLNQAAAKLGENTLAVVADSASPEAMQRLYETAVAHFQCDVNVVVANAGVSRQTPVRETSLAQFSDVLNVNVGGVYVTVRESLPFLGRPASIILVASLAANQGTKNFSAYCASKAAVISLAKSFAAEFVEHGIRVNSISPGVAQTPIFDTLGISSEQLAQWSNVIPMKRPAHPDEIAAAILFLASDASRYMTGADLAVDGGMSGISPF from the coding sequence ATGCTGCTCACGCGTGCTTTGGCTGTAGTAACAGGCGGCAGCAGTGGCATTGGCTTCGCGACCGCCCAGCGATTCCTGTCTGAAGGCGCGCGCGTGGTGATCAGCGGGCGCAACGCGGACAAGCTGAACCAGGCCGCGGCGAAGCTCGGCGAGAACACATTGGCTGTCGTCGCGGACTCGGCTAGTCCGGAGGCAATGCAACGGCTCTACGAGACGGCAGTCGCCCACTTTCAATGCGATGTCAATGTGGTGGTCGCGAATGCCGGTGTCTCGCGGCAAACACCCGTGCGCGAGACATCGCTGGCGCAATTTTCCGACGTACTCAACGTCAATGTCGGCGGCGTCTATGTAACCGTTCGCGAGTCGCTGCCGTTTCTCGGGCGACCGGCATCGATCATCCTCGTTGCATCGCTCGCGGCCAACCAGGGGACGAAGAATTTCTCGGCGTACTGTGCATCGAAGGCCGCCGTGATTTCGCTCGCAAAGAGCTTTGCTGCCGAATTCGTCGAGCACGGCATACGCGTCAACAGCATTTCACCAGGCGTTGCGCAGACGCCGATATTCGACACATTGGGAATATCCAGCGAGCAACTGGCGCAATGGTCGAACGTCATTCCGATGAAGCGGCCGGCTCACCCCGATGAAATCGCTGCAGCCATCCTTTTTCTCGCATCGGATGCATCGCGCTATATGACGGGCGCCGATCTCGCGGTGGACGGGGGGATGTCGGGGATCAGCCCGTTCTGA
- a CDS encoding BON domain-containing protein, which translates to MQNAPASKRRWLIAAVFALPAFVFIDGCKTTTTTVAAPDANATDDAALAARVKQALVADPGLRSLPISVATYKGVVQLSGYADSDAQIQKALAVTRDVPGVHSVSNDLHLRPR; encoded by the coding sequence ATGCAAAACGCGCCAGCCAGCAAACGCCGATGGCTGATCGCCGCAGTATTCGCGTTGCCCGCGTTCGTGTTCATCGACGGCTGCAAGACGACGACGACAACCGTGGCCGCCCCGGACGCAAACGCCACTGACGACGCCGCGCTCGCCGCGCGGGTGAAGCAGGCGCTCGTCGCGGACCCGGGGCTGCGATCGCTGCCGATTAGCGTCGCAACCTACAAAGGCGTCGTGCAGTTGTCGGGATATGCGGATTCAGACGCACAGATTCAGAAAGCGCTCGCCGTCACGCGCGACGTGCCGGGCGTGCACTCCGTGAGCAACGATCTGCACCTCAGGCCGCGATGA
- a CDS encoding transglutaminase family protein: MSVFLEVEHVTTYRYTRPVEFSPHRVMFRPRAAHDIRVLSATLAVLPYSTQYWMHDVFSNSVAIVEPRVPADALDLRARFVIEHFGVKNLELPVAPEAENYPFQYSDEDRLDLAPFLPPQYPEDHPLLRDWVAQFLPRRGTIHTRDILANINAAIRSDFQYQSRDAMGTQRPSETLNRRSGTCRDFALLMMEVVRELGFAARFVSGYLYDQSLDTPAPPAVRNTALQQGARQIESRDDPLMIGAGATHAWLHVFLPGAGWVPYDPTNSLVGGTDLIRVAYTRKPEQAAPVSGSWFGAAQDFAGMDVSVSVRRIEPPPEPVFAGERASQSPLAAGS, from the coding sequence ATGTCCGTCTTTCTCGAAGTCGAGCACGTCACAACCTATCGCTACACCAGGCCAGTGGAGTTCTCGCCGCACCGCGTGATGTTCCGGCCGCGCGCCGCGCACGACATTCGCGTGCTGTCGGCCACACTGGCGGTGTTGCCGTACAGCACGCAGTACTGGATGCACGACGTGTTTTCCAATTCGGTCGCGATCGTCGAGCCGCGCGTGCCCGCCGACGCGCTGGATCTTCGCGCGCGCTTCGTGATCGAGCATTTCGGCGTGAAGAATCTGGAGTTGCCCGTCGCGCCTGAAGCCGAGAATTACCCGTTCCAGTACAGCGACGAAGATCGGCTCGACCTCGCACCCTTCCTGCCGCCGCAATACCCGGAGGATCACCCCCTGCTGCGCGACTGGGTGGCGCAGTTTCTCCCCCGGCGCGGGACGATTCACACGCGCGACATCCTGGCCAATATCAACGCCGCCATCCGCAGCGACTTCCAGTACCAGTCGCGCGACGCCATGGGCACGCAGCGTCCTTCCGAGACACTGAACCGGCGCAGCGGCACCTGCCGGGATTTCGCGCTGCTGATGATGGAAGTGGTGCGGGAGCTGGGTTTCGCCGCGCGTTTCGTGTCCGGCTATTTGTACGACCAGTCTCTCGACACGCCCGCGCCGCCGGCGGTGCGCAACACGGCGTTGCAACAGGGCGCGCGACAGATCGAAAGCCGCGACGACCCGCTCATGATCGGCGCCGGCGCGACCCACGCGTGGCTGCACGTCTTCTTGCCGGGCGCGGGCTGGGTGCCGTACGACCCGACCAACTCGCTCGTCGGCGGCACCGACCTGATCCGGGTGGCGTACACGCGCAAGCCCGAACAGGCCGCGCCCGTATCCGGTTCGTGGTTCGGCGCCGCGCAGGACTTCGCCGGGATGGACGTCAGCGTCAGCGTCCGGCGGATCGAGCCGCCGCCCGAGCCTGTATTCGCCGGCGAGCGTGCCTCGCAAAGCCCGTTAGCAGCCGGGTCTTAG